The following coding sequences are from one Candidatus Borkfalkia ceftriaxoniphila window:
- a CDS encoding radical SAM protein, which yields METGCSLCPVSCGADRKTEDGACGGGNQMKIAKYGLHFYEEPCISYRNGSGAIFFCGCSLRCAFCQNFELSRNLRGKEIGAKDLAAIFQELEERGAENINLVTAGHYIPQILKAFALYRPKIPVVYNTHSYEKIEALRAIDPFIDVYLPDLKYFSPKISLRYTGKANYFEYASRAVEFMMEKPLDMRAGKMFSGCIVRHLILPLCSNDSLEIVRWFFAHTGDAYFSLMGQYTPYGDIAAFPELNRRITRREYDKVANLVCAQNSDRIFLQQLSSADEKYIPDWDF from the coding sequence ATGGAAACGGGATGCAGTCTGTGCCCCGTCTCGTGCGGCGCCGACCGCAAAACGGAAGACGGCGCGTGCGGCGGAGGCAATCAAATGAAAATCGCCAAGTACGGGCTCCACTTTTACGAGGAACCGTGTATTTCGTACCGAAACGGTTCGGGCGCAATTTTTTTCTGCGGCTGTTCCCTTCGGTGCGCCTTCTGCCAGAATTTCGAACTTTCGCGGAATTTGCGCGGCAAAGAGATCGGCGCCAAAGATCTCGCAGCCATTTTTCAGGAACTCGAAGAGCGGGGCGCGGAAAATATCAATCTCGTGACCGCTGGGCATTATATCCCGCAGATATTAAAGGCGTTCGCGCTGTACCGCCCGAAGATCCCCGTGGTGTACAACACCCATTCTTACGAAAAAATAGAAGCGCTGCGCGCGATAGATCCCTTTATCGACGTGTATCTTCCCGACCTCAAATATTTTTCGCCGAAAATTTCGCTGCGGTATACGGGCAAGGCAAACTATTTCGAATACGCCTCGCGCGCGGTGGAATTTATGATGGAAAAGCCGCTCGACATGCGGGCGGGCAAAATGTTTTCGGGGTGTATCGTGCGGCATCTCATCCTGCCGCTGTGCTCGAACGACAGCCTGGAAATCGTCAGATGGTTTTTCGCGCATACGGGCGACGCGTACTTTTCGCTGATGGGACAGTACACGCCCTACGGCGATATTGCTGCGTTTCCCGAACTCAATCGCCGCATCACGCGGCGCGAATACGACAAAGTCGCAAATCTTGTCTGCGCGCAGAATTCCGACCGCATTTTTTTGCAGCAACTTTCGTCGGCGGACGAAAAGTACATCCCCGATTGGGATTTCTGA
- the metK gene encoding methionine adenosyltransferase — MNKFFTSESVTEGHPDKVCDQIADAVLDAVLTNDENARAAIECCATTGMVLVMGELSTNCYVDISKIAKNTIKEIGYVHGQGFSYNSLAVITAIHSQSPDIAMGVDASLEKKAGGEIADQIGAGDQGMMFGYAVNETPELMPLPVMLSHKMAARLAEVRKSGLLPYLRPDGKTQVTVEYDGRTPVRVDTVVVSAQHDDAVSQEQLKADIRKYVIESVIDPKYLDGRTKFLINPTGRFEVGGPEGDSGLTGRKIIVDTYGGRCAHGGGSFSGKDCTKVDRSGAYMARYICKNVVAAGLADECEIELAYAIGVANPVSVFVNSFGTGRVSDDRLVEIIRENFDLRPYAIIETLGLRRPVFRKTAAYGHFGREEFAWERTDRAESLKKYL; from the coding sequence ATGAACAAATTTTTTACGAGCGAAAGCGTAACGGAAGGGCATCCCGACAAGGTCTGCGACCAGATCGCGGACGCGGTGCTGGACGCGGTGCTGACCAACGACGAAAACGCGCGCGCGGCGATCGAATGCTGCGCGACCACGGGCATGGTGCTCGTGATGGGCGAACTGTCCACGAATTGCTACGTGGATATTTCCAAGATCGCCAAGAATACCATCAAAGAGATCGGCTACGTGCACGGGCAGGGATTTTCCTATAATTCCCTCGCCGTCATCACCGCCATCCATTCGCAGAGCCCCGATATCGCCATGGGCGTGGATGCGTCTTTGGAAAAGAAAGCGGGAGGCGAGATTGCCGACCAGATCGGCGCGGGCGACCAGGGCATGATGTTCGGCTACGCGGTCAACGAAACGCCCGAATTGATGCCTCTTCCCGTCATGCTGTCGCACAAGATGGCGGCGCGGCTTGCGGAAGTGAGAAAGAGCGGGCTTTTGCCCTATCTGCGCCCCGACGGCAAGACGCAGGTCACTGTGGAATACGACGGGAGAACGCCCGTCCGCGTGGATACCGTCGTGGTTTCCGCGCAGCATGACGACGCCGTTTCGCAGGAACAACTGAAAGCGGATATCCGCAAGTACGTCATCGAAAGCGTCATCGATCCGAAATATCTCGACGGCAGGACGAAATTTCTCATCAACCCCACGGGACGGTTCGAAGTGGGCGGCCCCGAGGGCGACAGCGGCCTTACGGGGCGCAAGATCATCGTGGATACGTACGGCGGGCGCTGCGCGCACGGCGGCGGTTCTTTCTCGGGAAAAGACTGTACCAAAGTGGATAGAAGCGGCGCGTACATGGCGCGCTATATCTGCAAGAACGTCGTGGCGGCGGGCCTTGCCGACGAGTGCGAGATCGAACTCGCGTACGCCATCGGCGTGGCGAATCCCGTATCCGTGTTCGTCAACAGTTTCGGCACGGGGCGCGTTTCCGACGATCGGCTCGTCGAGATCATCCGCGAAAATTTCGATCTTCGCCCGTACGCGATCATCGAAACGCTGGGGCTGCGCAGGCCCGTATTCCGCAAAACGGCGGCGTACGGCCATTTCGGGCGTGAAGAATTTGCCTGGGAGCGTACGGACAGGGCGGAGTCTCTTAAAAAATATTTATAA
- a CDS encoding ComF family protein gives MPPFFEPMKDFFKRCKEQARGALFPAHYTCEICRKEVFDGASFCPACERALPRNDGFFCKKCGRRILEDFPVCLECKRELPVYTAARSAFVYGGEIVGLVRRFKTGAKYLARTFARETEPVFRAEYDFSDFIVSVPMSGESLRRRGYNQSALLADELSVRLGIEHRAAALVKTRDTAAQKFLTLGEREKNLTGSFRVHERKACEGKTILLVDDVLTTGATANAVSRVLFAAHAARVLVLTVASVPQRD, from the coding sequence TTGCCGCCTTTTTTTGAACCGATGAAAGATTTTTTCAAACGCTGCAAAGAGCAGGCCCGCGGCGCCCTCTTTCCCGCGCATTATACCTGCGAGATCTGCAGAAAAGAAGTGTTCGACGGCGCTTCTTTCTGTCCCGCATGCGAAAGGGCGCTGCCGCGGAACGACGGTTTTTTCTGTAAAAAATGCGGCCGCCGCATTCTCGAAGACTTCCCCGTGTGCCTTGAATGCAAGCGCGAACTGCCCGTCTACACGGCTGCGCGCAGCGCGTTCGTCTACGGGGGCGAAATCGTCGGGCTCGTCCGCCGTTTCAAAACGGGCGCGAAATATCTCGCCCGCACGTTTGCCCGCGAAACGGAACCCGTGTTTCGCGCGGAATATGATTTTTCCGACTTTATCGTAAGCGTGCCGATGAGCGGAGAAAGTTTGCGCAGGCGCGGCTACAACCAGTCCGCGCTGCTCGCGGACGAACTGTCGGTGCGGCTGGGGATAGAGCACCGCGCCGCGGCGCTCGTAAAGACGCGCGATACCGCCGCGCAGAAATTTCTGACGCTCGGAGAGCGCGAGAAAAATCTAACGGGAAGTTTCCGCGTGCACGAGAGGAAAGCGTGCGAGGGAAAGACGATCCTGCTCGTGGACGACGTTCTCACGACGGGCGCCACGGCAAACGCCGTTTCCCGCGTTCTGTTCGCCGCGCATGCGGCGCGCGTGCTGGTGCTGACCGTCGCGAGCGTTCCCCAAAGGGATTGA
- the secA gene encoding preprotein translocase subunit SecA: MGLINYMLNSDGRRSLKKLDKMALKVEALEPKYAAMGDEELKSQTGILKDRLAKGETTDDILYDAFAVVREAANRVLKLKHYHVQIIGGIALYQGRIAEMKTGEGKTLVATLPAYLAALTGKGVHIVTVNDYLAQRDAEWMGKVHRFLGLTVGVVVPGMDDDDKKKAYNCDITYATNNELGFDYLRDNLKTDIDKMVQRELAFGIVDEVDSILIDEARTPLIISGKGDKSSELYERVDRFVRTLKGGFDDDGVHEEDTDKKKKKKKKEEIEEPSEETGEIEEEIDEKFQTGGKYGDWDYVIDRKDRSVQITELGAAKAERFFNIENLGDIDNAALNHHIQQALKAHKLFHRDEDYIVNDGEVVIVDEFTGRLMIGRRYSDGLHQAIEAKEGVKVRNENKTYATITFQNFFRLYKKLSGMTGTAKTEEGEFRTIYSLDVLEIPTNKPVVRKDMPDMVYSTVEGKKRAILKEIMTRHESGQPILIGTATVEKSEEIAKLLRKNGVKHNILNAKNHEREAEIVAQAGRLGAVTIATNMAGRGTDILLGGNPEYLAKKRLREEGVEHELIELATSYAELEGEAEEVRRRYQELYAEYKAETDAEKLKVIEAGGLCILGTERHESRRIDNQLRGRSGRQGDPGVSVFFLSLEDDLIKRFGGETMKKIYNVFSKDDNTCLQSRMLSRGIENAQKAIEGRNFGIRKTILQYDDVMNKQREVIYAERMKVLKGENVHDEVVKFIPDFVTTVLKGAVNVDEMPEKWDAEALNRALEQRLLPEGSGFVTQDKLNKWDYDYAFKKIVKETEKAYDEKIAEVREQFGIDYADVERRFLLMNVDRNWIDQIDAMDQLRKGIGLRAYGNVDPVISYKQEGFEMFDEMIERIQTGTISMLLKVRIEVNRPAVRPVEAPKNLTDNAELVTNRSAEGAAKPVTKSAKEIGRNDPCPCGSGKKYKNCCGKNA; the protein is encoded by the coding sequence ATGGGACTTATCAATTACATGCTGAACAGCGACGGAAGAAGAAGTTTAAAAAAGTTGGACAAGATGGCTTTAAAAGTCGAGGCGCTGGAACCGAAGTACGCCGCCATGGGCGACGAAGAACTCAAAAGTCAGACGGGCATTTTGAAAGACCGCCTCGCTAAGGGCGAAACGACGGACGACATCCTCTACGACGCGTTCGCCGTCGTGCGCGAAGCGGCGAACCGCGTTCTCAAATTAAAGCACTACCACGTGCAGATCATCGGCGGTATCGCTCTTTATCAGGGGCGTATCGCGGAAATGAAGACGGGCGAAGGCAAGACGCTGGTCGCGACGCTCCCCGCGTATCTCGCGGCGCTCACGGGCAAGGGCGTGCATATCGTCACGGTCAACGACTATCTTGCGCAGCGCGACGCCGAGTGGATGGGCAAAGTGCACCGCTTTTTGGGGCTTACCGTCGGCGTGGTCGTGCCCGGCATGGACGACGACGATAAGAAGAAAGCGTATAACTGCGATATCACCTATGCGACCAACAACGAACTCGGATTCGATTATCTCCGCGACAATCTGAAAACGGATATCGATAAGATGGTGCAGCGCGAACTTGCGTTCGGCATCGTCGACGAAGTGGACTCGATTTTGATCGACGAGGCGAGAACGCCGCTCATCATTTCGGGCAAGGGGGACAAGTCCTCGGAACTTTACGAGCGCGTGGACAGATTCGTGCGTACCCTCAAAGGCGGGTTTGACGACGACGGCGTGCACGAAGAGGACACCGACAAGAAAAAGAAGAAAAAGAAAAAAGAGGAGATCGAAGAGCCTTCCGAAGAGACCGGCGAGATCGAAGAGGAGATCGACGAGAAATTCCAGACGGGCGGCAAGTACGGCGACTGGGATTACGTCATCGACCGCAAGGACAGGAGCGTGCAGATCACGGAACTGGGCGCGGCGAAAGCCGAACGGTTTTTCAATATCGAGAACTTGGGCGACATCGACAACGCGGCGCTCAACCACCATATCCAGCAGGCGCTCAAAGCGCATAAACTGTTCCACCGCGACGAGGATTACATCGTCAACGACGGCGAAGTGGTCATCGTAGACGAGTTCACGGGACGTCTCATGATCGGCCGCCGCTATTCCGACGGTCTGCATCAGGCGATCGAGGCGAAGGAAGGCGTGAAGGTGCGCAACGAGAACAAGACCTACGCGACCATCACTTTCCAGAATTTCTTCCGTTTATACAAAAAACTTTCGGGCATGACGGGTACCGCCAAGACGGAGGAGGGCGAGTTCCGTACCATCTATTCGCTCGACGTTCTGGAAATTCCCACCAATAAGCCCGTCGTCCGCAAGGATATGCCCGATATGGTGTATTCCACCGTCGAGGGCAAAAAGCGCGCCATTTTGAAAGAGATCATGACGCGGCACGAATCGGGTCAGCCCATCCTTATCGGTACGGCGACCGTCGAAAAATCCGAAGAGATCGCAAAACTTCTGCGTAAAAACGGCGTCAAGCACAATATATTGAACGCGAAGAACCACGAGCGCGAGGCGGAGATCGTGGCGCAGGCGGGCCGTCTGGGCGCCGTCACCATCGCCACCAACATGGCGGGGCGCGGAACGGATATCCTTTTGGGCGGCAATCCCGAATATCTCGCCAAAAAGCGTTTGAGAGAAGAGGGCGTGGAGCACGAACTTATCGAACTCGCTACTTCCTATGCGGAACTCGAGGGCGAGGCGGAGGAAGTGCGCCGCCGCTATCAGGAACTGTACGCCGAATACAAGGCGGAAACGGATGCGGAAAAACTCAAAGTCATCGAGGCGGGCGGCCTTTGCATTCTCGGCACCGAGCGCCACGAATCCCGCCGTATCGACAACCAGTTGCGCGGCCGTTCGGGCAGACAGGGCGACCCCGGCGTATCCGTATTTTTCCTCTCTCTGGAAGACGATCTGATCAAGCGTTTCGGCGGCGAAACGATGAAAAAGATCTACAACGTGTTCAGCAAGGACGACAATACCTGCCTGCAATCGCGTATGCTCTCGCGCGGCATCGAAAACGCGCAGAAAGCCATCGAGGGCCGCAACTTCGGTATCAGAAAGACCATTCTGCAATACGACGACGTCATGAACAAACAGCGCGAAGTCATCTATGCGGAGAGAATGAAGGTCTTGAAGGGCGAAAACGTGCACGACGAGGTGGTGAAGTTCATTCCCGATTTCGTCACGACCGTGTTAAAGGGCGCCGTCAACGTGGACGAGATGCCCGAAAAATGGGATGCGGAAGCGCTCAACCGCGCGCTCGAACAGCGCCTCCTTCCCGAGGGGAGCGGGTTCGTCACGCAGGATAAACTGAATAAATGGGATTACGATTACGCCTTTAAAAAGATCGTCAAAGAGACGGAAAAGGCGTACGACGAAAAGATCGCGGAAGTGCGCGAGCAGTTCGGCATCGATTACGCGGACGTGGAGCGCCGTTTCCTCCTGATGAACGTGGACCGCAACTGGATCGATCAGATCGACGCGATGGATCAACTCAGAAAGGGCATAGGCCTGCGCGCATACGGCAACGTGGATCCCGTCATCTCCTACAAACAGGAAGGTTTCGAAATGTTCG